From Bacteroidota bacterium, one genomic window encodes:
- a CDS encoding UvrD-helicase domain-containing protein translates to MSFLNELNEEQRQAVVQTTGPVMIIAGPGSGKTRVLTYRIVHMMQEGADPFSILALTFTNKAAREMKNRIEKLQGTDARSLWMGTFHSTFARILRSEASKIGYSSNFTIYDSDDSKNLIKAIVKEMGLNDKLYKPGYVLYRISLAKNNLINHLQYKLQTDLMNEDEVNGRPRLADVFAEYAKRCFRAGAMDFDDLLLKTYELLESNPETLYKYQHRFKYVLIDEFQDTNFLQYAIVRRLSDVFQNIAVVGDDAQSIYAFRGANISNILNFEKDFPDVKTFRLEQNYRSTKVIVEAANHIISKNRSQLAKKIWTENTDGSKIQVVRAMSDNEEGRMVADAIFEQRMRDHVPNNGFAILYRTNAQSRAFEEGLRRLNIPYRIYGGVSFYQRKEVKDLLAYLKITVNPNDEEAFKRIINYPVRGIGKTSIEKLTVFAADNDRTLWDIAENIVLFPFTPSARNAITDFVIMIKNFQVMLQKKDAYEVASHIAKSVGILKDLYNDQSVEGLSRYENLQELLNSIKEFSDPENISPLLSIEETNTDKNLATYLQQISLLTDADNTDGNDDTVKLMTIHAAKGLEFESVFVVGMEENLFPSALSINSREELEEERRLFYVAVTRAEKMLTITHAASRYKYGSLDYCEPSRFLEDLPEELLNRIGYNSANQKAYENAFEKNIVHAQKVVKQANADPKFTHTTSAAFSAVTPDELHAGMQVEHQKFGYGKIVAMEGNNESKMATIDFVRAGQKKLLLKFAKLSIVEKT, encoded by the coding sequence ATGAGTTTTCTGAATGAATTAAATGAAGAGCAGCGACAAGCAGTAGTGCAAACCACCGGACCAGTGATGATAATTGCCGGCCCCGGTTCGGGGAAAACTCGTGTGCTTACATATCGTATTGTACACATGATGCAGGAAGGTGCGGATCCATTCAGCATACTTGCGCTCACTTTTACAAATAAGGCGGCACGAGAAATGAAAAACCGCATTGAAAAATTGCAAGGAACAGATGCACGCAGTTTATGGATGGGAACATTCCACAGCACCTTCGCAAGAATTCTACGCAGTGAAGCTTCTAAAATTGGTTACTCATCCAACTTTACAATTTATGATTCTGATGATTCTAAAAATCTGATAAAAGCCATTGTAAAAGAAATGGGTTTAAATGATAAATTGTATAAACCCGGTTATGTATTGTATCGCATTTCGCTTGCAAAAAATAATTTGATAAATCATCTGCAATATAAATTGCAAACGGATTTAATGAATGAAGATGAAGTAAATGGTAGGCCAAGATTAGCAGATGTATTTGCAGAATATGCAAAGCGATGTTTTCGTGCAGGCGCTATGGATTTTGATGATTTACTTTTAAAAACGTATGAGTTATTAGAAAGTAATCCTGAAACATTATATAAGTATCAGCATCGGTTTAAATATGTATTGATAGATGAATTTCAGGATACAAATTTTTTGCAATACGCTATTGTGCGCAGATTATCAGATGTGTTTCAGAATATCGCAGTAGTGGGTGATGATGCGCAAAGTATTTATGCTTTTCGTGGTGCAAATATTTCAAACATTCTCAATTTCGAAAAAGATTTTCCGGATGTAAAAACATTTCGGTTGGAACAAAATTATCGCAGCACAAAAGTGATTGTGGAAGCAGCAAATCATATCATTTCAAAAAACAGATCGCAGCTTGCAAAAAAAATATGGACTGAAAATACGGACGGGAGTAAAATACAAGTAGTGCGAGCAATGAGTGATAATGAAGAAGGTCGCATGGTGGCAGATGCAATTTTTGAACAGCGCATGCGAGATCATGTTCCCAATAATGGCTTTGCAATTTTATATCGCACCAATGCACAATCCCGAGCTTTTGAAGAAGGTCTGCGACGCTTAAATATTCCATATCGTATTTATGGGGGTGTTTCTTTTTATCAACGCAAAGAAGTAAAAGATTTATTAGCCTATTTAAAAATTACTGTTAACCCAAATGATGAAGAAGCATTTAAGCGCATCATTAATTATCCGGTGCGTGGCATAGGAAAAACATCTATTGAAAAACTCACGGTGTTTGCTGCGGATAATGATCGCACGTTGTGGGATATTGCTGAAAATATTGTACTGTTTCCATTCACACCTTCGGCACGAAATGCAATTACAGATTTTGTAATTATGATTAAAAATTTTCAGGTAATGCTGCAAAAAAAAGATGCCTATGAAGTAGCATCGCATATTGCAAAATCTGTGGGCATACTTAAAGATTTATACAATGATCAAAGTGTGGAAGGGTTGAGCCGTTATGAAAACTTACAGGAATTATTAAACAGTATAAAAGAATTTTCTGATCCTGAAAATATATCACCGTTATTATCTATTGAAGAAACAAATACAGATAAAAATCTGGCGACATATTTACAACAAATCTCCTTACTTACAGATGCGGATAATACTGATGGCAATGATGATACAGTGAAGTTAATGACGATACATGCTGCAAAAGGATTAGAGTTTGAAAGTGTGTTTGTGGTGGGCATGGAAGAAAATTTATTTCCCAGTGCACTTAGTATAAATAGCAGAGAAGAGTTGGAAGAAGAACGTCGTTTATTTTATGTGGCAGTTACACGGGCAGAAAAAATGCTGACTATAACTCATGCTGCTTCACGCTATAAATATGGCAGTTTAGATTACTGTGAACCGAGTCGTTTTTTAGAAGATTTACCGGAGGAATTATTAAATAGAATCGGATATAATTCTGCCAATCAAAAAGCGTATGAAAATGCATTTGAAAAAAATATTGTGCATGCACAAAAAGTAGTGAAGCAGGCAAATGCAGATCCGAAATTTACACATACAACTTCTGCCGCATTTTCTGCAGTTACTCCCGATGAATTACATGCAGGAATGCAAGTAGAACATCAGAAATTCGGCTATGGAAAAATAGTGGCAATGGAAGGAAATAATGAAAGTAAAATGGCCACAATAGATTTTGTGCGGGCAGGTCAGAAAAAACTATTATTGAAATTTGCGAAGCTGAGTATTGTTGAAAAAACTTAG
- a CDS encoding TolC family protein codes for MKFNSITLAVLLLLSVQAKSQTKQLSLEQTIAMALERNITLMQGQAGVQMGENAVKQSKLLLLPNLNFSTNYFWSFGRGIDYTSNIYVTQNFANNDYNLSSSMSLFQGGIINNTIKQTGYDLEVSKLNQQANIDFIELNTLLGYLQIMYSQEQLKVANEKLNLSNEQRSNSQKAFDAGSIPEGNLFTLESQIAANELEVVNAENILKLAFTDMKNLLQMEYSEEFEIVYPDITIFENALIAEIPSLQTVINEAIRTQPNIQKYEYMLQSKDLNVKIAQGYGLPSLTLVGGLFSTYSSASSIILGLEPEPYGEQIDNNFGQSVGLTLSIPIFNNGQVMLNKQQAELDYITTQLQEKVDINELKKNVTEAYTGLQAAAATYQASAKSVEAAQKSFEYEQKRFNVGQSTQLDFISASNALTQAETSLLSAKYDFIFKSKVIDYYMGKPLGF; via the coding sequence ATGAAGTTCAATTCAATCACTCTCGCAGTTTTATTACTGCTTTCTGTTCAGGCAAAATCACAAACCAAACAATTGAGTTTGGAGCAAACTATTGCAATGGCATTAGAAAGAAATATTACGCTAATGCAAGGACAAGCCGGTGTGCAAATGGGAGAAAATGCAGTGAAGCAAAGTAAATTACTGTTATTGCCAAACCTGAATTTCAGCACTAATTATTTTTGGAGTTTCGGTAGAGGTATTGATTATACTTCCAATATTTATGTAACCCAGAATTTTGCAAATAATGATTACAATCTTTCTTCCAGCATGTCGCTGTTTCAAGGTGGAATAATTAATAACACAATTAAACAAACAGGTTATGATCTGGAAGTGAGTAAGCTGAATCAACAGGCAAATATTGATTTTATAGAATTGAATACCTTATTGGGTTACCTGCAGATAATGTATAGTCAGGAACAATTAAAAGTGGCCAATGAAAAATTAAATTTATCTAATGAGCAACGCAGCAATTCACAAAAAGCATTTGATGCAGGCTCTATTCCCGAAGGAAATTTATTTACTCTTGAATCGCAAATTGCTGCCAATGAATTAGAAGTGGTAAATGCAGAAAATATATTAAAGCTTGCATTTACCGATATGAAAAATTTATTGCAGATGGAGTATAGTGAAGAGTTTGAAATAGTATATCCCGATATCACCATTTTTGAAAATGCACTTATTGCAGAAATACCTTCATTACAAACTGTAATTAATGAAGCAATACGCACTCAACCCAATATTCAAAAATATGAATACATGTTGCAGAGCAAAGATTTAAATGTGAAAATTGCACAGGGATATGGATTGCCTTCTCTCACATTAGTGGGTGGTTTATTTTCAACTTATTCCAGCGCATCATCCATTATTTTAGGATTAGAACCTGAGCCTTATGGCGAGCAGATAGATAATAATTTTGGTCAGTCCGTAGGCTTAACATTAAGCATTCCTATTTTTAATAATGGTCAGGTAATGTTGAATAAACAGCAAGCAGAATTAGATTACATAACCACGCAATTGCAAGAGAAAGTAGATATCAATGAATTGAAAAAAAATGTAACAGAAGCATATACCGGTTTGCAGGCAGCAGCAGCTACTTATCAGGCATCTGCAAAGAGTGTGGAAGCAGCACAAAAATCTTTCGAGTACGAACAAAAAAGATTTAATGTAGGGCAATCCACGCAGTTAGATTTTATATCTGCATCCAATGCATTAACACAAGCGGAAACATCATTGCTTTCCGCCAAATACGATTTTATTTTTAAAAGTAAAGTGATAGATTATTATATGGGCAAGCCGCTCGGATTTTGA
- a CDS encoding tryptophanase, with amino-acid sequence MQFKTIIEPFRIKMVEPVSLTTEEQRIQYLKKAHYNPFTLNAEHVLIDLLTDSGTSAMSNRQWAGMIMGDESYAGATSWNHMYNTVFDLTGMEHVLPTHQGRAAERILYSHLGGAGKIFISNTHFDTTRANIEYSGATAIDIPCEHGTDPTIILPFKGNMDTDKLELLITEYGATNIGAVILTVTNNSGGGQPVSMANAKEVSAICKAHNILFALDCCRIAENAYFIKHREKEYANHSYFEIAQQMFALADAGVMSAKKDALVNMGGFLSLRNKALAEACTNLLIITEGFATYGGLAGRDMEAIAIGLKEVFEPDYLHYRIRSTAYLGEKLHAMGVPLMMPIGGHAVYIDAKSFYPHIPVHQYPGQALVCELYKTGGVRAVEIGSLMFGKYDSTGQLLPAAMELVRLAIPRRVYTQSHIEYVIEVFAELIKNKNAVKGYKIIEEPKFLRHFTCKLEEMK; translated from the coding sequence ATGCAATTTAAAACTATCATAGAACCCTTCCGCATAAAAATGGTGGAGCCTGTTTCGCTTACAACAGAAGAACAACGTATTCAATATTTAAAAAAAGCACACTACAATCCTTTTACCTTAAATGCCGAACATGTATTAATTGATTTGCTAACCGACAGCGGTACATCTGCAATGAGTAATAGGCAATGGGCAGGAATGATAATGGGCGATGAATCGTATGCCGGAGCCACAAGTTGGAATCACATGTATAATACAGTTTTTGATTTAACCGGAATGGAACATGTATTACCAACGCATCAAGGCCGAGCAGCAGAAAGAATTTTATACAGTCATTTAGGTGGCGCAGGAAAAATTTTTATTAGCAATACGCACTTTGATACTACAAGAGCAAACATTGAATATAGTGGTGCAACTGCTATTGATATTCCTTGTGAACACGGAACTGATCCAACCATTATTTTACCTTTTAAGGGAAATATGGATACAGATAAATTAGAGTTACTGATAACAGAATATGGCGCAACAAATATTGGTGCAGTAATTCTTACGGTTACTAATAATAGTGGTGGCGGACAACCGGTGAGTATGGCAAATGCAAAAGAAGTAAGTGCTATTTGCAAAGCACATAATATTTTATTTGCATTGGACTGTTGCCGCATTGCAGAAAATGCATACTTCATAAAACATCGTGAAAAAGAATATGCAAACCACAGTTATTTTGAAATTGCACAACAGATGTTTGCCCTTGCAGATGCCGGAGTTATGAGTGCTAAAAAAGATGCGCTTGTAAACATGGGTGGATTTTTATCGCTGCGCAATAAAGCACTTGCAGAAGCATGTACTAACCTCTTAATTATTACCGAAGGTTTTGCAACTTATGGCGGACTTGCAGGTCGTGATATGGAAGCAATTGCAATTGGATTGAAAGAAGTATTTGAACCGGATTATTTACATTATCGCATAAGAAGTACTGCATACCTCGGCGAAAAATTACATGCGATGGGTGTTCCTTTAATGATGCCAATCGGTGGACATGCGGTGTATATTGATGCAAAATCTTTTTATCCGCACATACCTGTTCATCAATATCCCGGACAAGCATTAGTATGCGAATTATATAAAACCGGCGGAGTGCGTGCTGTTGAAATCGGCTCCTTGATGTTTGGGAAATATGATAGCACCGGACAATTACTTCCCGCTGCAATGGAATTAGTAAGACTTGCAATTCCAAGAAGAGTTTACACCCAAAGTCATATTGAATATGTGATTGAGGTATTTGCAGAATTAATTAAAAATAAAAATGCCGTGAAGGGTTATAAAATAATTGAAGAGCCAAAATTTTTAAGACACTTTACTTGTAAGTTGGAAGAGATGAAATGA
- a CDS encoding efflux RND transporter periplasmic adaptor subunit: MKLIKILGAVVIVLIIVAVIGRNKGWFGNSSGIVVETDTIATRDIMETVTASGKIYPFYEVKISAEISGEIVELPVVEGQYVTTGQLLVRINPDLYQSQVAQAKAGLDNAKATLASSRSQLIQSKSSLDNSTLSYNRSKQLYDDKVISKADFEQADLAYKSAQSQYDMAQQSVFALEFTVKSAEAALKEMQDNLKRTAIYAPIDGTVFGLSKKVGEKVLGTIQMSGDVLMSIADLSNMEVQVDVSENDVLRLSINDTAEVDVDAYLNRKFKGVVIQVANSAGGTGLAAMTTEQATNFKVKIQILQSSYSDIMPANKQEKYPFYPGMSATVDIRTRVEKNTLSIPIQAVTTKEDSLKKGELQEIAYRIVNDTARQVIIKTGIQDDNYIQVLEGLQADEEIVSGPYNTITTILKDGDKIKREDKNKVEKK, encoded by the coding sequence ATGAAACTCATAAAAATTTTAGGAGCAGTTGTAATCGTGCTCATTATAGTTGCGGTAATCGGTCGCAATAAAGGATGGTTTGGTAACTCGTCGGGAATTGTTGTTGAAACTGATACTATAGCCACCAGAGATATTATGGAAACCGTAACCGCCAGCGGAAAAATTTATCCGTTTTATGAGGTAAAAATCAGTGCGGAAATTTCCGGGGAAATAGTAGAGTTGCCGGTGGTGGAAGGACAATATGTTACCACCGGTCAATTATTGGTGCGCATAAATCCGGATTTATATCAAAGTCAGGTTGCGCAGGCAAAGGCAGGATTAGATAATGCAAAAGCAACACTTGCTTCATCACGATCTCAATTAATTCAATCGAAATCATCATTGGATAATTCTACATTAAGTTATAACAGAAGTAAACAATTGTATGATGATAAAGTAATTTCAAAAGCAGATTTCGAACAGGCAGATCTTGCATATAAAAGTGCACAATCGCAATATGATATGGCGCAACAATCTGTATTTGCTTTGGAGTTTACAGTGAAAAGTGCAGAGGCGGCATTAAAAGAAATGCAGGATAATTTAAAACGCACTGCGATATATGCACCTATTGATGGAACCGTTTTTGGACTTAGTAAAAAAGTAGGTGAAAAAGTGTTGGGTACTATTCAAATGAGTGGTGATGTATTGATGAGTATTGCAGATCTTTCTAATATGGAAGTGCAAGTGGATGTGAGTGAAAATGATGTATTGCGTTTAAGTATAAATGATACTGCAGAAGTGGATGTAGATGCATATTTAAATCGCAAGTTTAAAGGTGTAGTTATACAAGTTGCAAACTCAGCAGGAGGAACAGGATTAGCTGCCATGACTACGGAACAAGCAACAAATTTTAAAGTAAAAATTCAGATATTACAAAGTTCTTATTCGGATATTATGCCGGCAAATAAGCAAGAGAAATATCCTTTTTATCCCGGCATGAGTGCCACAGTGGATATCAGAACAAGAGTTGAAAAAAATACATTGAGTATTCCAATTCAGGCAGTTACTACAAAAGAAGATTCATTGAAAAAAGGTGAACTACAAGAGATAGCATATCGCATTGTAAATGATACTGCACGACAAGTAATAATTAAAACCGGAATCCAGGATGATAATTATATTCAAGTGTTAGAAGGATTGCAAGCGGATGAAGAAATTGTAAGTGGACCTTACAATACGATTACAACTATTTTAAAAGATGGTGATAAGATAAAACGTGAGGATAAAAACAAAGTAGAAAAGAAATAA
- the rnc gene encoding ribonuclease III: MYPFRKIYNLYFSDDRSFCRRIKSITDNTPKNIAIYHLAFQHSSIHNSVHMNNERLELLGDAVIDLVIADYLFKKYPYKPEGFLTEMRSKIVSREQLNRVALKIGLSEMLKMRRTGGDLSKSSVLGNALEALVGALYIDRGYQPAYYFFKNQILKNHFEIDELEVTVYNFKSKIIEWAQKGGKDAKYEMLDERDIKGKKYYRMGLFVNGVMITEESDFSKKRAEQKASEHACRILGITLE; this comes from the coding sequence TTGTATCCATTCAGGAAAATTTATAACCTTTATTTTTCCGACGACCGCTCTTTCTGTCGCAGGATAAAATCTATCACAGACAATACTCCGAAGAATATTGCCATTTATCATCTTGCATTTCAGCACAGCTCAATTCACAACAGTGTGCACATGAATAATGAGAGATTAGAATTGTTGGGTGATGCCGTAATTGATCTTGTTATTGCGGATTATCTGTTTAAAAAATATCCTTATAAACCCGAAGGATTTCTTACCGAGATGCGCTCGAAAATTGTGAGCCGTGAACAACTGAATCGTGTTGCTTTAAAAATCGGTTTATCAGAAATGCTGAAGATGCGTCGCACAGGTGGCGATCTTTCCAAGAGTTCTGTTTTAGGAAATGCACTTGAAGCTTTAGTCGGCGCATTATATATTGACCGTGGCTATCAGCCTGCATATTATTTCTTCAAAAATCAAATACTAAAAAATCATTTTGAAATAGATGAACTGGAAGTAACCGTTTATAATTTCAAAAGCAAGATTATTGAATGGGCTCAAAAAGGTGGTAAAGATGCGAAGTATGAAATGCTGGATGAAAGGGATATAAAAGGTAAAAAATATTATCGCATGGGGTTATTTGTTAATGGAGTAATGATTACTGAAGAAAGTGATTTTAGTAAGAAACGTGCAGAGCAAAAAGCATCAGAACATGCATGCCGTATTCTTGGAATTACTTTAGAATAA